In a single window of the Candidatus Kuenenbacteria bacterium HGW-Kuenenbacteria-1 genome:
- the hypC gene encoding HypC/HybG/HupF family hydrogenase formation chaperone translates to MCLAIPGKIIKINKEKAIVDFDGIKKEINISLVKVKIKDYVIIHAGFAIQKIEKQEAIEALKF, encoded by the coding sequence ATGTGTTTAGCTATACCTGGAAAAATTATAAAAATAAATAAAGAAAAAGCCATTGTTGACTTTGATGGTATAAAAAAAGAAATAAATATATCTCTAGTTAAAGTTAAAATTAAAGATTATGTTATTATTCATGCAGGTTTTGCTATTCAAAAAATAGAAAAACAAGAAGCAATAGAGGCTTTAAAATTTTAA
- a CDS encoding 30S ribosomal protein S10, protein MKEKKDLKKDTKDKKIKEQKEEENINKNEEYHQRIRIKIKAFDHKIIDKAMRIILDTTERLNVKIIGPVPLPIEKSKYTVLRSTFIHKNARDQFEIRVHKRLIDIIDPTPKVVEALTNLSLPAGVDIEIKM, encoded by the coding sequence ATGAAAGAAAAAAAAGATCTTAAAAAAGACACAAAGGATAAAAAAATAAAAGAACAAAAAGAAGAGGAAAATATTAACAAAAATGAAGAATATCATCAAAGGATTCGTATTAAAATAAAAGCATTTGATCATAAAATAATAGATAAGGCAATGAGGATAATTTTGGACACAACAGAAAGATTAAATGTAAAAATAATCGGACCAGTTCCTTTACCAATTGAAAAGAGTAAATATACTGTTTTACGATCTACTTTTATTCATAAAAATGCAAGAGATCAATTTGAAATACGTGTACATAAAAGATTAATTGATATTATTGACCCTACTCCTAAAGTAGTAGAAGCATTGACAAATTTAAGTTTACCAGCCGGAGTTGACATTGAAATTAAAATGTAA
- the mrdA gene encoding penicillin-binding protein 2: MKNPFSFYEKNIFLNKKNLTNYSKAIERQDNELPFLQGAIKGQLKSILNFKKINWFFLILLLGLVILAGQIFFLQFFKGVFYQKLAEENRIRIQTISPDRGVIYDRFGKILARNIPNFSLFFIPADLPKEKKELNKLIIQVAKIVNQDPNYFKKLIDDSKSYSFEPILIQENLTYEQTILFKIASTTGFGGINLIEQTKRQYLTGPFFAHILGYLGKINPIEKEQNSEYSLTDYIGKTGLEFFYEKTLRGISGKKQIEVNSLGKEEKIIVQKPSQTGDSLILSLDLDFQEKIAQVLLNVLKKVKQSKATAVALDPKTGKILAMVSLPSFDNNLFTQGISQENYQKLINNPDKPFLNRAISGKYPPGSTIKLIMALAGLEENIINQNTIIYDKGVIGIPHQYDPKITYYFHGWQRSGLGPMNVIKAIAKSSDIFFYTIGGGYQNFKGLGVEKIVEYFKKFNLENLSGIDLPNEAKGFIPTPEWKEKNKNEQWYLGNTYHLSIGQGDLLVTPLQVALWTATIANNGIIYQPQMVDKIINSKGYLVKENFPKIIKKDFIKIKNIKIVQKGMEEAMSSGETKSLSSLPIKVAGKTGTAENFGDKNPHAWVTVYVPAENPEIVLTILVENGGWGSVTAVPAVKEILEWWIKNRHKI; this comes from the coding sequence ATGAAAAATCCGTTTTCTTTTTATGAAAAAAATATTTTTTTAAATAAAAAGAATCTTACAAATTATTCTAAAGCAATAGAGAGACAAGATAATGAATTACCGTTTTTACAAGGAGCAATCAAAGGACAATTGAAATCAATTTTAAATTTTAAAAAAATAAATTGGTTTTTTTTAATTTTATTATTAGGGTTAGTAATTTTAGCAGGACAAATATTTTTTTTACAATTTTTTAAAGGTGTCTTTTATCAAAAATTAGCCGAAGAAAATAGAATTAGAATTCAAACTATTTCCCCTGATAGGGGAGTAATTTATGATCGATTTGGAAAAATATTAGCTAGAAACATTCCTAATTTTTCTTTATTTTTTATCCCAGCTGATTTACCTAAAGAAAAAAAAGAATTAAATAAATTAATTATTCAGGTTGCTAAAATTGTTAATCAAGATCCGAATTATTTTAAAAAACTTATTGACGATTCTAAATCTTATTCTTTTGAACCAATTTTGATTCAAGAAAATTTGACTTATGAACAAACTATTCTTTTTAAAATCGCTTCTACAACTGGTTTTGGGGGTATAAATTTAATAGAACAAACAAAACGACAATATTTAACCGGACCATTCTTTGCTCATATTTTAGGATATTTAGGAAAAATAAATCCAATAGAGAAAGAACAAAATTCTGAATATTCATTGACTGATTATATTGGCAAAACTGGCCTTGAATTTTTTTATGAAAAAACATTAAGGGGAATTTCCGGAAAAAAGCAAATAGAAGTTAATTCTTTAGGCAAGGAAGAAAAAATTATCGTTCAAAAACCTAGTCAAACAGGAGATAGTCTTATTTTATCTTTAGACTTAGATTTTCAAGAAAAAATTGCCCAAGTTTTATTAAATGTTTTAAAAAAAGTTAAACAATCTAAGGCAACGGCGGTAGCATTAGATCCTAAAACCGGAAAAATTTTAGCCATGGTCAGTCTTCCTAGTTTTGATAATAATTTATTTACTCAAGGTATTTCTCAAGAAAATTATCAAAAATTAATTAATAATCCGGATAAGCCATTTCTTAATAGAGCTATTTCTGGGAAATATCCCCCTGGTTCTACTATTAAATTAATTATGGCTCTGGCTGGGTTAGAAGAAAATATTATTAATCAAAATACAATTATTTATGATAAAGGCGTGATTGGCATTCCTCATCAGTATGATCCCAAGATTACTTATTATTTTCATGGCTGGCAAAGAAGCGGGTTGGGCCCAATGAATGTTATTAAAGCTATTGCTAAATCTTCTGATATATTTTTTTACACCATTGGTGGCGGTTATCAAAATTTTAAAGGTTTGGGGGTTGAAAAAATTGTTGAATATTTTAAAAAATTTAATTTAGAAAATTTATCAGGCATTGATTTACCTAATGAAGCCAAAGGATTTATTCCAACGCCCGAGTGGAAGGAAAAAAATAAAAACGAACAATGGTATTTGGGCAATACCTATCATTTGTCAATTGGGCAAGGCGATCTTTTAGTTACTCCTCTTCAAGTGGCTCTTTGGACGGCTACAATTGCCAATAACGGAATAATTTATCAACCTCAAATGGTAGATAAAATTATTAATTCAAAAGGATATTTAGTTAAAGAAAATTTTCCTAAAATAATAAAAAAGGATTTTATTAAAATAAAAAATATTAAAATAGTTCAAAAGGGGATGGAAGAGGCAATGAGTTCAGGTGAAACTAAAAGTTTAAGTAGTTTGCCAATAAAAGTGGCTGGGAAAACTGGCACGGCTGAAAATTTTGGTGATAAAAATCCTCATGCTTGGGTTACTGTTTATGTTCCAGCTGAAAATCCCGAGATTGTTTTAACTATTTTAGTGGAAAATGGCGGTTGGGGATCTGTTACCGCTGTTCCAGCAGTTAAAGAAATTTTAGAATGGTGGATAAAAAATAGACATAAAATATAA
- the tuf gene encoding elongation factor Tu — MAEKFNRSKPHINVGTIGHVDHGKTTLTAAILTVLTARGFNATSKSVDQIDNAPEEKERGITIATTHVEYESENRHYAHVDCPGHADYVKNMITGAAQMDGAILVVSAADGVMPQTREHILLARQVGVPYIVVFLNKVDQTEKELVELVEEEVKDLLKKYDFPGDEIPIIKGSALKALENPTDETVSQPIMDLVKAIDEYIPEPIRDADKPFLMPIEDIFSIEGRGTVVTGRIERGIIKVNEEIEIVGIKDTQKSVVTGIEMFNKSLDEGRAGDNAGILLRGIKKENVERGQVLAKPGTITPHTEFEANIYVLTKDEGGRHTSFAKGYKPQFYIKTTDITGEVELAEGREIVMPGDTVDIKIKLIVPVALEEKQKFAIREGGRTVGAGVVTKITK, encoded by the coding sequence ATGGCAGAAAAATTTAATCGTTCTAAACCACACATTAATGTAGGAACTATTGGTCATGTAGATCATGGCAAAACAACTTTAACAGCAGCTATTTTAACAGTTTTAACTGCAAGAGGATTTAATGCTACAAGTAAATCTGTTGATCAAATTGATAATGCGCCAGAAGAAAAAGAAAGAGGAATTACTATTGCTACAACTCATGTTGAATATGAAAGTGAAAATAGACATTATGCTCATGTTGATTGTCCTGGACATGCTGATTATGTTAAAAATATGATTACTGGAGCAGCTCAAATGGATGGAGCTATTTTGGTTGTTTCGGCTGCTGATGGAGTAATGCCACAAACAAGAGAGCACATTCTTTTAGCGCGTCAAGTAGGTGTTCCATATATTGTGGTTTTTTTAAATAAAGTAGATCAAACAGAAAAAGAGTTAGTTGAATTAGTTGAAGAAGAAGTAAAAGATTTATTAAAAAAATATGATTTTCCTGGAGACGAGATTCCAATTATTAAAGGATCAGCCTTAAAGGCTTTAGAAAATCCTACAGACGAAACAGTTTCTCAGCCAATTATGGATTTAGTAAAAGCTATAGATGAATATATCCCTGAACCAATTAGAGATGCTGATAAACCTTTTTTAATGCCAATAGAAGATATTTTTTCAATTGAAGGAAGAGGAACGGTAGTTACTGGTAGAATTGAAAGAGGAATAATTAAAGTTAATGAAGAAATAGAAATTGTTGGAATTAAAGATACTCAAAAATCTGTAGTTACAGGTATAGAAATGTTTAACAAATCTTTAGATGAAGGACGAGCTGGAGATAATGCTGGAATTCTTCTTAGAGGAATTAAAAAAGAGAATGTAGAAAGAGGACAAGTTTTAGCTAAACCGGGCACTATTACTCCACATACAGAATTTGAAGCAAATATTTATGTTTTAACAAAAGATGAAGGTGGACGACATACTTCATTTGCTAAAGGATATAAACCACAGTTTTATATTAAAACTACTGATATAACCGGAGAGGTTGAATTGGCAGAAGGAAGAGAAATTGTTATGCCGGGCGATACTGTTGATATAAAAATTAAATTAATTGTACCAGTTGCATTAGAAGAAAAGCAAAAATTTGCCATAAGAGAAGGCGGACGTACTGTGGGAGCTGGAGTTGTAACTAAAATAACAAAATAA
- a CDS encoding rod shape-determining protein RodA, with protein sequence MKFIQNLKQFDWIMIGAVFFLTVFGLIIQYSLSLNQEVISFSNFNKQLIFAIIGIILMFLISFLNFNSLKNYAIFLYIFILILLISVLFFGKTFRGTQGWINLPFGINFQIAELTKIILVIVLAKYWSNNIYNIQSFKHIILTGIITIIPFILIALQPDLGSALIFFGLWLGIIFIISKPKILIKILILFVLIFGISWFGLKDYQKDRIIIFVNPQVDPLGRGYQIIQSTIAIGSGQFWGRGLGLGPQSQLKFLPEARTDFVFAVIAEELGMIGSFLILGLFGILFYRFWEAIKKIKDDFNIFLILGFALVFFIEIFINIGMNIGIAPITGISLPFLSYGGSSLLTNLFIIGIIQSVIRKT encoded by the coding sequence ATGAAATTTATTCAAAATTTAAAACAATTTGATTGGATAATGATAGGCGCTGTATTTTTTTTAACTGTTTTTGGATTAATTATTCAATATAGTCTGTCTTTAAATCAAGAAGTAATTAGTTTTTCAAATTTTAACAAGCAATTGATTTTTGCTATTATTGGGATTATTTTAATGTTTTTGATTAGTTTTTTGAATTTTAATTCTTTAAAAAATTATGCAATTTTTTTATATATTTTTATTTTAATTTTATTGATTTCAGTTTTATTTTTTGGCAAAACTTTTAGAGGGACACAAGGTTGGATTAATTTACCTTTTGGGATTAATTTTCAAATAGCGGAATTAACCAAAATAATTTTAGTAATTGTTTTAGCTAAATATTGGTCTAATAATATTTATAATATTCAAAGTTTTAAACATATTATTTTAACTGGAATAATAACAATAATTCCTTTTATTTTAATAGCTTTGCAACCAGATTTGGGATCAGCTTTGATTTTTTTTGGCCTTTGGCTGGGAATAATTTTTATAATTTCCAAACCTAAAATTTTAATTAAAATTTTAATTTTATTTGTTTTAATTTTTGGAATTAGTTGGTTTGGGTTAAAAGATTATCAAAAAGATAGAATTATTATTTTTGTAAATCCTCAAGTAGATCCTTTGGGCAGAGGGTATCAAATAATTCAATCTACTATTGCTATTGGTTCAGGACAATTTTGGGGTCGTGGTTTAGGATTAGGACCTCAAAGTCAATTAAAATTTTTACCTGAAGCAAGAACTGATTTTGTTTTTGCTGTTATTGCCGAAGAATTAGGAATGATTGGATCGTTTTTAATTTTAGGTCTTTTTGGAATTTTATTTTATCGATTTTGGGAAGCAATTAAAAAAATAAAAGATGATTTTAATATTTTTTTAATTTTAGGGTTTGCTTTGGTATTTTTTATAGAAATATTTATTAATATCGGAATGAATATTGGAATAGCGCCAATCACAGGGATTTCTTTACCATTTTTAAGTTATGGCGGAAGTTCTCTTTTGACAAATTTATTTATAATTGGAATTATACAAAGTGTAATTAGAAAAACATAA
- a CDS encoding polyribonucleotide nucleotidyltransferase, with the protein MFEEKKSDGVSQFELEIDDRKLIIKIGEFANQANGSCTIQCGGTVVLATAVLGKIREGIDFFPLSVEYEEKFYAAGKIKGSRFIKREGRATDDAITSARLIDRSIRPLFDDQIKNDVQIIATILSFDQVNDPDVLSIIATSVALSISNIPWSGPVAGVRVGMIDDKFIINPSYEDRKKSELDLVIAAKNGRVTMIEGGAKEIKEEKAIEAIQFSQQYISKIDSLIQEIQEKIGKPKNVEILKEAEEKKIEKQELQQKAQTFLNKEIENALFAQSIDTKESRKEAIALLRKKLEKELETQEVGKEKISKIIEMMKKMIETEISKRILEKNQRVDGRSLIDIRPLEARVGILPNTHGSGLFRRGQTEVLSIITLGAPGEEQFIDTMEERGTKNFMHHYNFPPFSVGETGPLRGPSRRDIGHGSLAEKALLPMIPTKEEFPYTIRIVSEVLGSNGSSSMGSVCGSSLALMDAGIPIKKAVAGIAMGLASEEKDGEIQNYKIITDLQDLEDGKGGMDFKIAGTKDGITAIQMDTKTHGLTQEIIEKTFQQSFEARLKILETMNNSIASSRSELSSFAPCVVSLKINPDKIRDVIGSGGKVINEIIKETGATIDIEDDGTIFVASPNKESIEKAVKWIETLTHEVEVGEVFQGKVTRILAFGAFVEILPKQEGLVHISELASYRVARVEDIVNVGDAIKVEVIGIDEQGRINLSHKRMMENNL; encoded by the coding sequence ATGTTTGAAGAAAAAAAATCAGACGGCGTTTCTCAATTTGAATTAGAAATTGATGATAGAAAATTAATTATTAAAATTGGAGAATTCGCTAATCAAGCAAATGGATCCTGCACGATTCAATGCGGGGGTACAGTTGTTTTGGCTACGGCTGTGTTGGGAAAAATTAGAGAAGGGATTGATTTTTTCCCTCTTTCAGTTGAATACGAAGAAAAATTTTATGCGGCTGGAAAAATTAAAGGTTCTAGATTTATTAAAAGAGAAGGTCGAGCAACTGACGATGCTATTACCTCGGCGCGTCTCATTGACCGATCAATCAGACCTCTTTTTGATGATCAAATAAAAAATGATGTTCAAATAATTGCAACTATTCTTTCTTTTGATCAAGTGAATGATCCTGATGTGCTTTCTATTATTGCTACCTCAGTGGCGCTTTCTATTTCAAATATTCCTTGGAGCGGTCCAGTTGCAGGAGTACGCGTTGGAATGATTGATGATAAATTTATCATTAATCCTTCTTATGAAGATAGAAAAAAAAGTGAATTAGATTTAGTTATTGCTGCAAAAAATGGTAGAGTAACCATGATTGAAGGTGGAGCAAAAGAAATAAAAGAAGAGAAAGCGATTGAAGCCATTCAATTTAGCCAACAATATATTTCTAAAATTGATTCTTTAATTCAAGAAATTCAAGAAAAAATAGGAAAACCCAAAAATGTAGAAATTTTAAAAGAAGCTGAGGAGAAAAAAATTGAAAAACAAGAATTACAACAAAAAGCGCAAACTTTTTTAAATAAAGAAATAGAAAATGCTTTGTTTGCTCAATCAATTGACACAAAAGAAAGTAGAAAAGAAGCCATTGCTTTATTGCGAAAAAAATTAGAAAAAGAGTTAGAGACGCAAGAAGTCGGAAAAGAAAAAATTAGTAAAATAATAGAAATGATGAAAAAAATGATTGAAACAGAAATTTCAAAAAGAATTTTAGAAAAAAATCAAAGGGTAGACGGAAGAAGTTTAATAGATATTAGACCATTGGAAGCACGAGTTGGTATATTACCAAACACACATGGTTCGGGATTATTTAGAAGAGGACAAACAGAAGTATTATCTATTATTACATTGGGCGCGCCAGGAGAAGAACAATTTATTGATACAATGGAAGAAAGAGGAACAAAGAATTTTATGCATCATTATAATTTTCCTCCTTTTTCTGTGGGAGAAACTGGTCCTTTAAGAGGACCTAGTCGTCGAGATATTGGGCATGGCTCATTAGCTGAAAAAGCTTTGCTCCCTATGATTCCAACAAAAGAAGAATTCCCTTATACCATTAGAATTGTTTCAGAAGTTTTGGGATCAAATGGTTCTTCTTCAATGGGATCTGTTTGCGGTTCTTCTTTGGCTTTAATGGATGCGGGTATTCCAATAAAAAAAGCAGTGGCTGGAATTGCTATGGGTTTGGCATCAGAGGAAAAAGATGGGGAAATACAAAATTATAAAATCATTACCGATTTACAAGACTTAGAAGATGGAAAAGGAGGAATGGATTTTAAAATTGCTGGAACAAAAGATGGAATTACTGCCATTCAAATGGATACAAAAACTCATGGGTTAACGCAAGAAATAATAGAAAAAACATTTCAACAATCATTTGAAGCAAGGTTAAAAATTTTAGAAACAATGAATAATAGTATTGCTTCTTCTCGTTCAGAACTTTCTTCTTTTGCTCCTTGCGTTGTTTCTTTAAAAATCAATCCAGACAAAATTAGAGATGTGATTGGCTCTGGCGGTAAAGTGATTAATGAAATTATTAAAGAAACAGGGGCTACCATTGACATTGAGGATGATGGAACAATATTTGTCGCTTCTCCAAATAAAGAATCAATAGAAAAAGCAGTAAAATGGATTGAAACCTTAACTCATGAGGTTGAAGTAGGAGAAGTTTTTCAAGGAAAAGTAACGCGAATTTTAGCTTTTGGCGCTTTTGTTGAAATTTTACCCAAACAAGAAGGATTGGTTCATATTTCTGAATTAGCTTCTTATCGAGTCGCGAGAGTGGAAGATATTGTTAATGTCGGTGATGCTATTAAAGTAGAAGTAATCGGAATTGATGAGCAAGGAAGAATTAATTTATCACATAAGAGAATGATGGAAAATAATTTATAA
- the hypD gene encoding hydrogenase formation protein HypD, whose amino-acid sequence MKIIIKKINAIAVKIKKNINIMEVCGTHTEAVAKFGLRELMPKNIKLTTGPGCPVCVTAQKDIDAIVNLALSGIPVATYGDMMRVPGYYGSLDQAREKGASVFIVYSVDDCLKLQKKYSNLVFFGLGFETTAPMTAYAIKKGLTVYSTHKLFLPAMQALLKIGELKIDGYLCPGHVSTIIGTEPYKTMKVPQVIAGFEAEDILVSIYMLLKQIFNNKANVENEYLRSVKKQGNPKAIKEIFDVFDVADGNWRGFGIIPKSGLEIKNKYEKFNAKIKYKKILDKIDFSHSQKSVACICGEIIRGLKQPKQCSLFKKVCTSENPIGPCMVSMEGACNVFYRYKK is encoded by the coding sequence ATGAAAATTATAATAAAAAAAATTAATGCAATTGCTGTAAAAATAAAAAAAAATATTAATATAATGGAAGTTTGTGGGACACACACTGAAGCTGTTGCAAAATTTGGTTTAAGAGAATTAATGCCAAAAAATATAAAATTAACAACTGGGCCTGGTTGCCCAGTTTGTGTTACTGCACAAAAAGATATTGACGCAATTGTAAATTTAGCACTTTCTGGAATTCCTGTCGCAACATATGGAGATATGATGCGTGTACCAGGATATTATGGAAGTTTAGATCAAGCTCGAGAAAAAGGCGCATCAGTATTTATTGTTTATTCAGTAGATGACTGTTTAAAACTTCAAAAAAAATATTCTAATTTAGTTTTTTTTGGTTTAGGATTTGAAACTACAGCGCCAATGACAGCTTATGCTATTAAAAAAGGATTAACTGTTTATTCAACTCATAAATTATTTTTACCAGCAATGCAAGCACTTTTAAAAATAGGCGAATTAAAAATTGATGGATATCTTTGTCCTGGACATGTTTCAACTATTATTGGAACAGAGCCATATAAAACAATGAAAGTTCCGCAAGTAATCGCTGGTTTTGAAGCTGAAGATATTTTAGTATCAATATATATGTTATTAAAACAAATTTTTAATAATAAAGCTAATGTTGAAAATGAATATTTGCGATCAGTAAAAAAACAAGGCAATCCAAAAGCAATTAAAGAAATTTTTGATGTTTTTGATGTTGCTGATGGAAATTGGCGCGGATTTGGAATTATTCCAAAATCAGGACTTGAAATAAAAAATAAATACGAAAAATTTAACGCAAAAATAAAATATAAAAAAATATTAGATAAAATTGATTTTTCTCATTCTCAAAAATCTGTTGCTTGTATTTGCGGAGAAATAATTAGAGGATTAAAACAACCAAAGCAATGTTCTTTATTTAAAAAAGTTTGTACATCAGAAAATCCAATCGGCCCTTGTATGGTTTCAATGGAAGGAGCGTGTAATGTTTTTTATAGATATAAGAAATAA
- a CDS encoding serine--tRNA ligase, with the protein MLDIKFIRENKKEIELAAKNKNIKIDLDELLKLDNDKKSLISQINDLRTKRNELANQSKNSKPSDKQIAYGKKLKEQIAELENGLVEIDKNYLEIAVKVPNIPSFDTPIGKNEEENVEVYKWGEPTKFDFKPKSYIELAEELDLIDFKRGTKTGGYRSYYLKNEAVMLVMGFMMHALSKLIKNGFTPVIPPTLVKNFALFGSGYFAGDKYNQEVDEIYKIANDDKLADGSIKKEDKFLIGTAEPSLLAYYADEILNEKDLPIKFAGFSQCYRSEIGSYGKDTKGIYRVHEFMKVEQVVICRADKDESEKLHQEIISLSKELHEDLGLPYRQIQICTGDMSAGKYKMFDLEAWIPSRNSYGETGSASNFLDWQSRRLNVKYKDKNGDKKYVYMLNNTALASPRTLIAILENYQQADGSIKIPEVLWPYMGGIKVIKQK; encoded by the coding sequence ATGTTAGACATTAAATTTATTCGTGAAAATAAAAAAGAAATTGAATTGGCTGCTAAAAATAAAAATATAAAAATTGATTTAGATGAATTATTAAAATTGGATAATGACAAGAAATCATTAATTTCACAGATTAATGATTTAAGAACTAAACGTAACGAATTAGCGAACCAATCAAAAAATAGCAAACCATCTGATAAACAGATTGCTTATGGAAAAAAATTAAAAGAGCAAATTGCCGAATTAGAAAATGGTTTAGTTGAAATTGATAAAAATTATTTAGAAATAGCCGTAAAAGTTCCTAATATTCCTTCTTTTGACACACCTATTGGAAAAAATGAAGAAGAAAATGTCGAAGTTTATAAATGGGGCGAACCGACAAAATTTGATTTTAAGCCTAAGAGTTATATTGAATTGGCAGAAGAATTGGATTTAATTGATTTTAAACGTGGAACTAAAACTGGTGGTTATCGCAGTTATTATTTAAAAAATGAAGCAGTGATGTTGGTAATGGGTTTTATGATGCATGCTTTGAGCAAATTAATTAAAAATGGTTTTACCCCAGTAATTCCGCCAACTTTAGTTAAAAATTTTGCTTTATTTGGTAGCGGTTATTTTGCTGGTGATAAATATAATCAAGAGGTAGATGAAATTTATAAGATTGCCAATGATGATAAATTAGCTGATGGGTCAATAAAAAAAGAAGATAAATTTTTAATTGGAACAGCCGAACCATCTTTATTGGCTTATTATGCTGATGAAATTTTAAATGAAAAAGATTTGCCAATTAAATTTGCTGGATTTTCTCAATGCTATCGTTCAGAAATCGGAAGTTATGGAAAGGACACTAAAGGTATTTATCGTGTTCATGAATTTATGAAGGTTGAGCAAGTTGTTATTTGTCGCGCTGATAAAGATGAATCTGAGAAATTGCATCAAGAAATAATAAGTTTGTCAAAAGAGTTACATGAAGATTTAGGATTGCCTTATAGACAGATTCAAATTTGCACAGGTGATATGAGTGCTGGAAAATATAAAATGTTTGATTTGGAAGCATGGATTCCTAGTCGCAATAGTTATGGTGAAACTGGCTCTGCTTCAAATTTTTTAGACTGGCAATCTAGAAGATTAAATGTAAAATATAAAGATAAAAATGGCGATAAGAAATATGTTTATATGTTAAATAATACTGCTTTGGCTTCACCAAGAACATTAATTGCAATTTTAGAAAATTATCAGCAAGCAGATGGTTCAATAAAAATTCCAGAAGTTTTATGGCCTTATATGGGAGGAATAAAAGTTATTAAACAAAAATAA